The nucleotide window GAAAAATTGAGTGCAGGTTTTGGTGACAACAGTACGCAACATCAGAACATTTTGAGTATCTCAGACCTGAAGATATACGGATAACAAAGAGTAATCAAAGGAGTCTGAAAATGAAAAAGAGTAGTATTGTACTGATAATTATATTTTCAGTAGTGTTTCTAGTCTGTTCGGGATGCACATCTTCACATATTTTAACCTCTAATGAAAAAGGAAACAATAGCAGTGAAGAAATCTCAGAAATTGAGAGCGGTCATGAAAGCAGTCAATTCAGTCAGGAAAACCTAACCTCTTCTGAAAAATCTTCTCCTTACCTTTACTGGGAATATGAACTTGGAAATATAACTCCGGATAATCTCAGTGAAGGAAGATCGACTGTCCAGGACTGTGTGGCATACTCTTGGGACGGAAAGCATGTAGCTGTCGGGACAGGGAAAAAACTGACAGTTATTGACGTGTCAGGCAAAAAACTACTCTGGGAAAAGACTCTAAGAGGAAATATCTCGGAAGTTTCGTTCTCGAAAGACGGAAAGTATCTGCTCGCAGGGGAAAAGAGTACTGACGGATACATTTATTCTCTGGATGCCGGCACAGGAAATGAAATTCACAGTTATAGAAGTGCCGATGACCTGGGAACCAGTACGAACTCAAAATATCAGCCCTGCATATACAAAATAACGGCTGCTGATGATGCTGTATACATTGCAGCAGGTCGATACTGGAAAGAGCCCGAGTACGGGCTGGCTTCAAGGGTGTACAGGTTCAGTCCGGATGGCACTCTTTCATGGAAACTGCCTGCAACCGAAAACTATGCTCAGAGTGTAAACTGGATTGATTCAAGCCAGGATGGAAAAAATGTGGTTTTTTCAACCGGGGACTGGACAAATTCCCTTGGGCTTGATGCAGTTGTCTATTCCGTGGATGAAAGTGGAAACCTCCGCTGGAAATATGAAATTCCTCCTCTTAAGCCTTACTTTGTTTCTGCAGCTATCTGGCACGGACTTGATATTTCAGATGACGGGTCCGTGGTAACTGCCTATACCGGGGATGGACGAAAATACCTTTTTTACGATTCCGAGATGATGAGACCAGGAGATGGGAAAACAGCATGGGACATGAAAACCCCAGGAGACGGAAAGACATCATGGGACACCTATGATTGGCAGTCCAATGTAACAGTTCCAGAGGAAGTTGAAGGAAGTCATATCTATGCCTATGGGGAAGCTGCAAAAATTTCCAGTAAAAATGAGATACTTTACCTTACCGGAGCCACACTTCCTGCTTATTATCCCGATAACATACCAATGGCACATCCCCTTGAGAACTCTCTTGTGTCGTGTGATACTGAAAAAGGAAACACTTCCTGGAACTATAATCTCGGAGGACGCTGTGCAGGGATCTTCTTTTCTCCGGATATGAGATTCTTTGTCCTGCCAGTTGGAAAAGACTCGTCTTCAGGTAATACTCAGGTTCATGGAGTTCATGTTTTTGATAACCAAAAATCCGGAAACGGTAATTCAAGGCTAATCTGGAGATTTAACACTGAAGGCGTTATTTTAGATGCTGCGATTTCTTCCGACTGCACAGTTGCTGCAGTTGAAGCTCCTCTAAAGCTTGAAAACGGGAATGTGATTGGGAAACACAGGTTAATAATTGTCAGGTGAGAGAATGAAATGGAAAATTTTGATAGTCCTGCTTATTCTAACTGTAATTACTGCCGGATGCGCTGAAAAAGGCCAGGAATCAGAAAATGGTAAAATTGCTCAGGCTTCCGAAGGTGCCCAGAATATAGAGGAAACGGGTAATTCCGATGCCGGGGTATCCATAGACTCTATAGTATTTTCCAGAACCGGAGCTCTGATTACCCTAAAAGAAGAGGCAGAAATTTCACAGGTAAAAATTTCGTCTGTTAATAATTCGGCAGAGTCAATAAATATTGGAAAAACCGAGAATCAGGTCTTTGTAGCTTTTGACTGGAAACCCAATACTCAATATAAGTTTGAAGTAATCACAGGCAACGGGGCAAAAAGTGATCTGGAAGTGTACGCTCCTGAAAAACCTGCTTTGAAAGAAGAGTACGCTACAAAACTTGAAGATGTTACTCCAGGATCGATAGATAAAACTACGGAAAATGTAGAAGGCATGATTAAATTCTCCCCTGACAGCAAGTATCTTGCTATTGGGACTCAAGGAGGTTCTCTGAAACTTATAGAGCTTGCAACAGGTGAAAAGGTTTGGGAAACACAGCTTGTTAAAGGCATAGCTGATGCAAGAATTTCAGATATAGAGTTTTCAGGGGATGGCAAACGTCTGATAGTAGGAGAAGATAGTCCGGACGCTTTTATTCACTGCTTTGATTTAAATGGCAAAGAAATCTGGAAATATGGAGCAGGACAAGACCTGGGTTCAGATCTTGACCACATGCCAGCCATGAAAAAAATAAAACTGGATTCAAAAGGAAACATCTATGTTGCTGCCAGTAGAGCTTGCGGCTACATAGGAGAGAAATACAAATATTTGGGAAAAGTTTATTCTTTTGACCCTGAAGGCAATTTACGCTGGAAATTCCCCGAATCCGAACTTATGGACTCAGGAGTTACATGGGTTGATACAACCCCTGACGGAAAATATTCTGTTTTCGGCACTACCAACTTTGCAAACGCCGACAAATGGAAAGAAGGAACTGTACATGTTCTGGACGGAAATACCGGAAAGGAATATTGGAACTATTCAATCCCGCCTCTTAAACCATTTTTTGATTATACTGCAATATGGTACAGTACCCAGATTACTCCTGATGGTAAAAATATAATAACAATGACCAGTGACGGGCGAGCCTTTTTATTTAATAATTCCAGGAGCATGGAAACCGGCACACCGGAAATAGGATGGCAAGCAAACATTTCAACCCCGGTTGTAGTAAGCGGAGTTCCTATTTACGGTAGTGCGAATTATGCATACATTATCAATAATACCCTTATTTTCTCGATAGGCAGCACATTCTCCAAAGACAAAAACAACGATGCTCCTATAGAACATCCTAATGGAAACAGCATCTTTGCCTATGATACTGACGGCAACCTGCTGTGGAAATGGAGAGTGGATGGCTATGCAGGGGAATGTGCAATGAATGACAGGTATCTTGTTGTCCCTATATCCCAGAACCTGGTGACCGAGGACAGAAATGTCCACGGAGTGTATGTCTTTGACATATCAAAAAGCGGAGGTTCAAATTCCAAACTTGTCCAGGTCTATAATACCAAAGGAATTACAATAGCAGCTGATATCTCCCCTGATGGCAAGTATATTGCAGCCCTGGAAGCTCCTGCAAGGCTTGATGACGGCACAGCGCTTGGAGAGTATAAAGTGCATGTTCTTACATGAGAGGAGAAAAACATGAAAATTGTTTCAATAACG belongs to Methanosarcina barkeri 3 and includes:
- a CDS encoding WD40 repeat domain-containing protein encodes the protein MKKSSIVLIIIFSVVFLVCSGCTSSHILTSNEKGNNSSEEISEIESGHESSQFSQENLTSSEKSSPYLYWEYELGNITPDNLSEGRSTVQDCVAYSWDGKHVAVGTGKKLTVIDVSGKKLLWEKTLRGNISEVSFSKDGKYLLAGEKSTDGYIYSLDAGTGNEIHSYRSADDLGTSTNSKYQPCIYKITAADDAVYIAAGRYWKEPEYGLASRVYRFSPDGTLSWKLPATENYAQSVNWIDSSQDGKNVVFSTGDWTNSLGLDAVVYSVDESGNLRWKYEIPPLKPYFVSAAIWHGLDISDDGSVVTAYTGDGRKYLFYDSEMMRPGDGKTAWDMKTPGDGKTSWDTYDWQSNVTVPEEVEGSHIYAYGEAAKISSKNEILYLTGATLPAYYPDNIPMAHPLENSLVSCDTEKGNTSWNYNLGGRCAGIFFSPDMRFFVLPVGKDSSSGNTQVHGVHVFDNQKSGNGNSRLIWRFNTEGVILDAAISSDCTVAAVEAPLKLENGNVIGKHRLIIVR
- a CDS encoding WD40 repeat domain-containing protein; translated protein: MKWKILIVLLILTVITAGCAEKGQESENGKIAQASEGAQNIEETGNSDAGVSIDSIVFSRTGALITLKEEAEISQVKISSVNNSAESINIGKTENQVFVAFDWKPNTQYKFEVITGNGAKSDLEVYAPEKPALKEEYATKLEDVTPGSIDKTTENVEGMIKFSPDSKYLAIGTQGGSLKLIELATGEKVWETQLVKGIADARISDIEFSGDGKRLIVGEDSPDAFIHCFDLNGKEIWKYGAGQDLGSDLDHMPAMKKIKLDSKGNIYVAASRACGYIGEKYKYLGKVYSFDPEGNLRWKFPESELMDSGVTWVDTTPDGKYSVFGTTNFANADKWKEGTVHVLDGNTGKEYWNYSIPPLKPFFDYTAIWYSTQITPDGKNIITMTSDGRAFLFNNSRSMETGTPEIGWQANISTPVVVSGVPIYGSANYAYIINNTLIFSIGSTFSKDKNNDAPIEHPNGNSIFAYDTDGNLLWKWRVDGYAGECAMNDRYLVVPISQNLVTEDRNVHGVYVFDISKSGGSNSKLVQVYNTKGITIAADISPDGKYIAALEAPARLDDGTALGEYKVHVLT